A genomic segment from Nymphalis io chromosome 7, ilAglIoxx1.1, whole genome shotgun sequence encodes:
- the LOC126769373 gene encoding calponin homology domain-containing protein DDB_G0272472 isoform X2 — MQDDTCASVQELLTSEENTKNLERVETKVESEDEDLSTDSEQHASDVKDHTTLVPGNRRLTPLGRPPLAPLSRLDKKLSDLRISPLRRSVDSTISPKPSLVRNISDRDILSRPTFERPKMLFKQQSEIIDLKMHVLTSPEEENFSPLLASAKVDKGLPLSGKGSMFFKMSRSNLPSPDTEKSLQLDSVTKSDPPKGILREKTSDLFHRKIESLVLGKSKQTPSFEEDKKSVRFKLENLPDPTVSPGSNSSSEQNDAQSSIISVAPTVPSPIIPSSPIMVSPITPMTLAPITQTVNTLSPLVSRPPLPPRVIESPREPKSVSNSERDSVDSESLNRGTSPRRRLVKPPPGDYIKPELFQKNFQKISELVRRTDIEPTSVTLEEPISDKESRPRSPMIPLKSKISINLMESIESETSIDSPDREFANLDLNDLDDSNTQNKQEIPDDIKDKEKSPRTDESSQEGTHSKATDSVQRSRDIPIPQIKVPKLDFTPKQAKFTHSDSEDSRKTVKDDESKSSVRSNSIDTPKDIKTQLKLSPTPSLGSDRSPRLEFTKNWSSPLSTFKPLNKLIPAPLKSSDSASSLGKGLSSPRLDGVILSQGKSSSDNVVVVYQFETQEESPKPIKSPLIPDMGMREMFERNKQDERRRLELSLQKDLEIIRMEFSAKEKRLRAELQEDLKEAEEKFLNEKKIRLSEQADRHRREMEDALAEAERIQKQDLQNKLKELERRYRNDVEAAEKQHDNSMAKLRNDYKMKYSELREQLEIDNERALTEVHSQLQMNLNRERSRMIEENRATIETLREEHTSRVTELRHDYRAEVERLRAQHACHVDELRARLAGERAARAADERALADKYRCLKEKYARLKHDVKMSIERRNKRREMSMTTGSETEKSNSHKANPSLERCKELNETSVSVVVEAEPPRIRNNNLTIKFNDNETSYSESNAQKSVDNNNDEWKVRRDNTLQSDTSQMSAIKNPRTKRNAVAFREPPRRRRDRDKDAGTTTDCQDSSDATTADEKPKEAINGHSRRRCFTRLKSASTSRLNYSPKRGEGWSSPLESLRQQLRKLDDLEDQFPDLACQPSYSLRYPFAEIGTVDAADTPELEFVRHRALVEREGMRRARAVLKRRRAALRESRASLSPHRAPSEATTSEASSAEDGSARGAAGGAVLRSLRALHADVRDIWRALDARRPATASPETSSCNMPTTSQTRMTSSAPEPVVHDNSDSVAERAKGLRAWLQTAP; from the exons ATGCAAGATGACACTTGTGCCTCGGTACag gaACTTCTTACCTCTGAAGAGAATACTAAAAATCTCGAACGCGTTGAAACCAAAGTGGAAAGTGAAGATGAGGATTTAAGCACAGACAGCGAACAACACGCTTCAGATGTTAAAGACCATACCACGTTGGTGCCCGGAAATAGACGGCTAACGCCATTAGGACGGCCACCGCTTGCTCCCCTTTCTAGACTGGATAAGAAATTAAGTGATCTCCGAATTTCGCCCTTAAGACGAAGCGTGGACAGCACTATATCGCCTAAACCAAGCCTCGTGAGGAATATTTCAGACAGAGATATATTAAGTCGACCAACATTTGAAAGacctaaaatgttatttaaacagCAATCTGAGATTATTGACCTGAAAATGCATGTTCTGACCAGTCCAGAAGAGGAGAATTTCAGTCCACTGTTAGCTTCTGCCAAAGTTGACAAGGGTTTACCTTTGTCTG GTAAAGGCAGTATGTTCTTCAAGATGTCGCGCTCCAATCTCCCCAGTCCAGATACAGAGAAATCTCTTCAACTCGATTCAGTTACGAAAAGTGATCCACCAAAAGGTATCCTTAGGGAGAAAACTTCTGATCTTTTTCATAGGAAGATTGAGAGCTTAGTGCTGGGGAAATCGAAACAGACTCCAAGCTTTGAAGAGGACAAGAAAAGTGTGAG aTTCAAATTAGAAAACTTGCCTGATCCAACCGTCAGTCCGGGCTCGAATAGTTCGTCGGAACAAAACGACGCACAGAGTTCTATCATTAGTGTAGCACCCACAGTTCCATCGCCTATCATCCCATCATCACCTATAATGGTATCTCCTATCACACCTATGACATTAGCACCGATCACACAAACAGTCAATACATTGTCCCCGTTAGTATCTAGGCCCCCATTACCTCCTCGTGTGATAGAAAGTCCGAGAGAACCAAAGAGCGTCTCGAATTCAGAGAGAGATTCTGTTG acagTGAAAGCCTAAATCGTGGAACGTCACCACGACGGCGCCTTGTAAAGCCACCGCCAGGTGACTATATCAAACCAGAGTTATTCCAGAAGAATTTCCAAAAAATATCCGAGTTAGTTCGTCGAACAGATATCGAACCTACGTCAGTGACCTTGGAGGAGCCCATTTCGGACAAAGAGTCGAGGCCAAG GTCTCCTATGATACCTCTAAAAAGCAAAATTTCTATAAACTTGATGGAGAGCATTGAATCGGAAACATCGATCGATTCGCCTGATAGAGAATTTGCTAATTTAGATCTCAACGACTTAGATGATTCgaatacacaaaataaacaagaaattcCAGACGATATCAAAGATAAAGAAAAAAGTCCACGTACCGACGAAAGTTCACAAGAAGGAACACATTCCAAAGCAACGGATTCAGTACAAAGATCACGAGACATTCCAATACCTCAAATAAAAGTTCCTAAATTAGATTTCACTCCAAAACAAGCCAAATTTACACATTCCGATTCAGAAGATTCCAGAAAAACGGTTAAAGACGATGAATCTAAAAGCAGCGTTAGATCAAATAGTATAGATACACCCAAAGATATTAAGACTCAACTTAAGTTATCGCCTACCCCTAGCTTAGGATCAGACAGGTCACCTAGATTAGAATTCACTAAAAATTGGTCGAGTCCGTTATCAACATTCAAACCATTGAATAAACTTATACCAGCTCCATTAAAATCATCTGATTCAGCATCTAGCTTAGGTAAAGGTCTGTCTAGTCCTAGATTAGATGGAGTAATACTATCTCAAGGGAAATCTAGTTCGGATAACGTAGTTGTAGTTTATCAATTTGAAACTCAAGAAGAAAGTCCAAAACCTATAAAGTCTCCGCTAATACCAGATATGGGAATGAGAGAAATGTTCGAGAGGAATAAGCAAGATGAAAGGAGAAGGCTAGAGTTATCTTTGCAGAAAGATTTGGAGATAATACGAATGGAATTTTCGGCAAAAGAAAAGAGATTAAGAGCAGAATTGCAGGAGGACTTAAAAGAAGCCGAGGAGAAGTTTTTGAATGAAAAGAAAATACGATTATCAGAACAAGCGGATAGACATCGACGGGAAATGGAAGAT GCATTAGCGGAAGCCGAACGCATTCAAAAACAAGACTTGCAGAACAAATTAAAGGAATTAGAGAGGAGGTATCGAAACGATGTCGAAGCAGCTGAGAAACAACACGACAATAGTATGGCAAAATTGAGAAATGATTACAAGATGAAATACAGTGAATTACGTGAACAATTGGAGATAG ATAACGAACGTGCTCTCACAGAGGTTCACAGCCAACtacaaatgaatttaaatagagAGAGGTCTCGTATGATAGAAGAAAATAGAGCCACTATAGAAACATTAAGGGAGGAACACACGTCTCGAGTTACCGAACTGCGACATGATTACAGAGCTGAG GTGGAGCGGCTGCGCGCGCAGCACGCGTGCCACGTGGACGAGCTGCGCGCGCGGCTGGCGGGCGAgcgcgcggcgcgggcggccGACGAGCGCGCGCTGGCCGACAAGTACCGCTGCCTCAAGGAGAAGTACGCGCGCCTCAAGCACGACGTCAAG atgtcgATAGAGAGACGTAACAAACGACGTGAAATGAGCATGACTACGGGTTCAGAAACGGAGAAATCTAATTCGCACAAAGCCAATCCATCGTTAGAAAG atgtaAGGAATTGAATGAAACATCAGTAAGCGTTGTCGTTGAAGCCGAACCGCCGAGGATAAGGAACAACAATCtgacaataaaatttaacgacAATGAAACTTCGTATTCGGAGAGTAACGCGCAGAAATCAGTTGACAATAACAATGACGAATGGAAAGTCAGAAGAGATAAT ACCCTTCAATCGGATACATCACAAATGTCTGCGATTAAAAATCCAAGAACGAAGAGAAATGCAGTCGCGTTCAGAGAACCGCCTCGACGGAGACGAGATAGAGATAAGGATGCtg gtACCACTACTGACTGCCAAGATTCATCGGATGCTACCACAGCTGATGAAAAACCAAAAGAAGCTATTAACG gtCACAGCCGTCGTAGGTGCTTCACGAGATTAAAATCTGCGTCGACGTCTCGTCTTAATTATTCACCGAA ACGTGGCGAAGGTTGGTCAAGCCCGCTTGAATCGCTCAGGCAACAGTTGCGCAAGTTGGACGATCTAGAAGACCAGTTTCCGGACTTAGCTTGTCAGCCTTCCTACAGTTTAAGATATCCTTTTGCTGAAATAG GAACAGTGGACGCAGCCGACACTCCAGAGCTGGAGTTCGTGCGACACCGCGCCTTAGTGGAGCGGGAGGGTATGCGGCGCGCTCGTGCCGTGCTCAAGCGCCGCAGGGCTGCCTTACGGGAGTCTAGGGCTTCGTTGTCGCCTCACAGGGCTCCATCG GAGGCGACGACGAGCGAGGCGTCGTCGGCGGAGGACGGCtcggcgcgcggcgcggcgggcggcgccgtGCTGCGCTCGCTGCGCGCGCTGCACGCCGACGTGCGCGACATCTGGCGGGCGCTCGACGCGCGCCGCCCCGCCACCG cTTCACCTGAAACCAGCTCCTGTAACATGCCAACTACGTCTCAAACAAGAATGACATCGTCAGCA CCGGAGCCAGTGGTCCACGACAACTCGGATAGTGTAGCGGAGAGAGCTAAAGGCTTACGCGCCTGGCTACAAACTGCCCCCTAA
- the LOC126769373 gene encoding centrosomal protein of 164 kDa isoform X1: protein MSSPSAVVCREIFDENSQPSAEEISDYACQLGIDPESESHLLPLARDGLMQALPAPWKAYFDEKLQTHYYYNEDTKKTQWEHPLDHVYRELVKKARDASMQDDTCASVQELLTSEENTKNLERVETKVESEDEDLSTDSEQHASDVKDHTTLVPGNRRLTPLGRPPLAPLSRLDKKLSDLRISPLRRSVDSTISPKPSLVRNISDRDILSRPTFERPKMLFKQQSEIIDLKMHVLTSPEEENFSPLLASAKVDKGLPLSGKGSMFFKMSRSNLPSPDTEKSLQLDSVTKSDPPKGILREKTSDLFHRKIESLVLGKSKQTPSFEEDKKSVRFKLENLPDPTVSPGSNSSSEQNDAQSSIISVAPTVPSPIIPSSPIMVSPITPMTLAPITQTVNTLSPLVSRPPLPPRVIESPREPKSVSNSERDSVDSESLNRGTSPRRRLVKPPPGDYIKPELFQKNFQKISELVRRTDIEPTSVTLEEPISDKESRPRSPMIPLKSKISINLMESIESETSIDSPDREFANLDLNDLDDSNTQNKQEIPDDIKDKEKSPRTDESSQEGTHSKATDSVQRSRDIPIPQIKVPKLDFTPKQAKFTHSDSEDSRKTVKDDESKSSVRSNSIDTPKDIKTQLKLSPTPSLGSDRSPRLEFTKNWSSPLSTFKPLNKLIPAPLKSSDSASSLGKGLSSPRLDGVILSQGKSSSDNVVVVYQFETQEESPKPIKSPLIPDMGMREMFERNKQDERRRLELSLQKDLEIIRMEFSAKEKRLRAELQEDLKEAEEKFLNEKKIRLSEQADRHRREMEDALAEAERIQKQDLQNKLKELERRYRNDVEAAEKQHDNSMAKLRNDYKMKYSELREQLEIDNERALTEVHSQLQMNLNRERSRMIEENRATIETLREEHTSRVTELRHDYRAEVERLRAQHACHVDELRARLAGERAARAADERALADKYRCLKEKYARLKHDVKMSIERRNKRREMSMTTGSETEKSNSHKANPSLERCKELNETSVSVVVEAEPPRIRNNNLTIKFNDNETSYSESNAQKSVDNNNDEWKVRRDNTLQSDTSQMSAIKNPRTKRNAVAFREPPRRRRDRDKDAGTTTDCQDSSDATTADEKPKEAINGHSRRRCFTRLKSASTSRLNYSPKRGEGWSSPLESLRQQLRKLDDLEDQFPDLACQPSYSLRYPFAEIGTVDAADTPELEFVRHRALVEREGMRRARAVLKRRRAALRESRASLSPHRAPSEATTSEASSAEDGSARGAAGGAVLRSLRALHADVRDIWRALDARRPATASPETSSCNMPTTSQTRMTSSAPEPVVHDNSDSVAERAKGLRAWLQTAP from the exons ATGAGTTCACCGTCGGCCGTGGTGTGCCGTGAGATATTTGATGAGAACAGTCAGCCATCTGCAGAAG AAATATCTGACTATGCCTGTCAGCTGGGCATTGATCCTGAGAGTGAGAGCCATCTCTTGCCACTGGCTCGGGATGGCCTCATGCAAGCATTACCGGCACCATGGAAGGCATA TTTCGACGAAAAGCTTCAAACCCATTACTATTACAATGAAGATACAAAGAAGACCCAGTGGGAGCATCCCCTAGATCACGTATACAGAGAACTGGTGAAAAAGGCGCGAGATGCGTCAATGCAAGATGACACTTGTGCCTCGGTACag gaACTTCTTACCTCTGAAGAGAATACTAAAAATCTCGAACGCGTTGAAACCAAAGTGGAAAGTGAAGATGAGGATTTAAGCACAGACAGCGAACAACACGCTTCAGATGTTAAAGACCATACCACGTTGGTGCCCGGAAATAGACGGCTAACGCCATTAGGACGGCCACCGCTTGCTCCCCTTTCTAGACTGGATAAGAAATTAAGTGATCTCCGAATTTCGCCCTTAAGACGAAGCGTGGACAGCACTATATCGCCTAAACCAAGCCTCGTGAGGAATATTTCAGACAGAGATATATTAAGTCGACCAACATTTGAAAGacctaaaatgttatttaaacagCAATCTGAGATTATTGACCTGAAAATGCATGTTCTGACCAGTCCAGAAGAGGAGAATTTCAGTCCACTGTTAGCTTCTGCCAAAGTTGACAAGGGTTTACCTTTGTCTG GTAAAGGCAGTATGTTCTTCAAGATGTCGCGCTCCAATCTCCCCAGTCCAGATACAGAGAAATCTCTTCAACTCGATTCAGTTACGAAAAGTGATCCACCAAAAGGTATCCTTAGGGAGAAAACTTCTGATCTTTTTCATAGGAAGATTGAGAGCTTAGTGCTGGGGAAATCGAAACAGACTCCAAGCTTTGAAGAGGACAAGAAAAGTGTGAG aTTCAAATTAGAAAACTTGCCTGATCCAACCGTCAGTCCGGGCTCGAATAGTTCGTCGGAACAAAACGACGCACAGAGTTCTATCATTAGTGTAGCACCCACAGTTCCATCGCCTATCATCCCATCATCACCTATAATGGTATCTCCTATCACACCTATGACATTAGCACCGATCACACAAACAGTCAATACATTGTCCCCGTTAGTATCTAGGCCCCCATTACCTCCTCGTGTGATAGAAAGTCCGAGAGAACCAAAGAGCGTCTCGAATTCAGAGAGAGATTCTGTTG acagTGAAAGCCTAAATCGTGGAACGTCACCACGACGGCGCCTTGTAAAGCCACCGCCAGGTGACTATATCAAACCAGAGTTATTCCAGAAGAATTTCCAAAAAATATCCGAGTTAGTTCGTCGAACAGATATCGAACCTACGTCAGTGACCTTGGAGGAGCCCATTTCGGACAAAGAGTCGAGGCCAAG GTCTCCTATGATACCTCTAAAAAGCAAAATTTCTATAAACTTGATGGAGAGCATTGAATCGGAAACATCGATCGATTCGCCTGATAGAGAATTTGCTAATTTAGATCTCAACGACTTAGATGATTCgaatacacaaaataaacaagaaattcCAGACGATATCAAAGATAAAGAAAAAAGTCCACGTACCGACGAAAGTTCACAAGAAGGAACACATTCCAAAGCAACGGATTCAGTACAAAGATCACGAGACATTCCAATACCTCAAATAAAAGTTCCTAAATTAGATTTCACTCCAAAACAAGCCAAATTTACACATTCCGATTCAGAAGATTCCAGAAAAACGGTTAAAGACGATGAATCTAAAAGCAGCGTTAGATCAAATAGTATAGATACACCCAAAGATATTAAGACTCAACTTAAGTTATCGCCTACCCCTAGCTTAGGATCAGACAGGTCACCTAGATTAGAATTCACTAAAAATTGGTCGAGTCCGTTATCAACATTCAAACCATTGAATAAACTTATACCAGCTCCATTAAAATCATCTGATTCAGCATCTAGCTTAGGTAAAGGTCTGTCTAGTCCTAGATTAGATGGAGTAATACTATCTCAAGGGAAATCTAGTTCGGATAACGTAGTTGTAGTTTATCAATTTGAAACTCAAGAAGAAAGTCCAAAACCTATAAAGTCTCCGCTAATACCAGATATGGGAATGAGAGAAATGTTCGAGAGGAATAAGCAAGATGAAAGGAGAAGGCTAGAGTTATCTTTGCAGAAAGATTTGGAGATAATACGAATGGAATTTTCGGCAAAAGAAAAGAGATTAAGAGCAGAATTGCAGGAGGACTTAAAAGAAGCCGAGGAGAAGTTTTTGAATGAAAAGAAAATACGATTATCAGAACAAGCGGATAGACATCGACGGGAAATGGAAGAT GCATTAGCGGAAGCCGAACGCATTCAAAAACAAGACTTGCAGAACAAATTAAAGGAATTAGAGAGGAGGTATCGAAACGATGTCGAAGCAGCTGAGAAACAACACGACAATAGTATGGCAAAATTGAGAAATGATTACAAGATGAAATACAGTGAATTACGTGAACAATTGGAGATAG ATAACGAACGTGCTCTCACAGAGGTTCACAGCCAACtacaaatgaatttaaatagagAGAGGTCTCGTATGATAGAAGAAAATAGAGCCACTATAGAAACATTAAGGGAGGAACACACGTCTCGAGTTACCGAACTGCGACATGATTACAGAGCTGAG GTGGAGCGGCTGCGCGCGCAGCACGCGTGCCACGTGGACGAGCTGCGCGCGCGGCTGGCGGGCGAgcgcgcggcgcgggcggccGACGAGCGCGCGCTGGCCGACAAGTACCGCTGCCTCAAGGAGAAGTACGCGCGCCTCAAGCACGACGTCAAG atgtcgATAGAGAGACGTAACAAACGACGTGAAATGAGCATGACTACGGGTTCAGAAACGGAGAAATCTAATTCGCACAAAGCCAATCCATCGTTAGAAAG atgtaAGGAATTGAATGAAACATCAGTAAGCGTTGTCGTTGAAGCCGAACCGCCGAGGATAAGGAACAACAATCtgacaataaaatttaacgacAATGAAACTTCGTATTCGGAGAGTAACGCGCAGAAATCAGTTGACAATAACAATGACGAATGGAAAGTCAGAAGAGATAAT ACCCTTCAATCGGATACATCACAAATGTCTGCGATTAAAAATCCAAGAACGAAGAGAAATGCAGTCGCGTTCAGAGAACCGCCTCGACGGAGACGAGATAGAGATAAGGATGCtg gtACCACTACTGACTGCCAAGATTCATCGGATGCTACCACAGCTGATGAAAAACCAAAAGAAGCTATTAACG gtCACAGCCGTCGTAGGTGCTTCACGAGATTAAAATCTGCGTCGACGTCTCGTCTTAATTATTCACCGAA ACGTGGCGAAGGTTGGTCAAGCCCGCTTGAATCGCTCAGGCAACAGTTGCGCAAGTTGGACGATCTAGAAGACCAGTTTCCGGACTTAGCTTGTCAGCCTTCCTACAGTTTAAGATATCCTTTTGCTGAAATAG GAACAGTGGACGCAGCCGACACTCCAGAGCTGGAGTTCGTGCGACACCGCGCCTTAGTGGAGCGGGAGGGTATGCGGCGCGCTCGTGCCGTGCTCAAGCGCCGCAGGGCTGCCTTACGGGAGTCTAGGGCTTCGTTGTCGCCTCACAGGGCTCCATCG GAGGCGACGACGAGCGAGGCGTCGTCGGCGGAGGACGGCtcggcgcgcggcgcggcgggcggcgccgtGCTGCGCTCGCTGCGCGCGCTGCACGCCGACGTGCGCGACATCTGGCGGGCGCTCGACGCGCGCCGCCCCGCCACCG cTTCACCTGAAACCAGCTCCTGTAACATGCCAACTACGTCTCAAACAAGAATGACATCGTCAGCA CCGGAGCCAGTGGTCCACGACAACTCGGATAGTGTAGCGGAGAGAGCTAAAGGCTTACGCGCCTGGCTACAAACTGCCCCCTAA
- the LOC126769619 gene encoding uncharacterized protein LOC126769619 has product MTSGIIGAIIPWLLLATMAHAIEVNVTGEWRPDLGWEVTCGWQTLSNDTLQSVRLYNNGQQFMIYRPERHGPARSEVFQTPQTVMHVDCAITVDRGQEGRCVMLLEPYQPSVNDFTYTCEVSGERPMFRIGKKDYLVKILVPPSNASLTSKTQDNSSPTRVMLNCSSTGLPAPNLLWTVDQDKLQADFTGRVWNATSKLWNVWSYLSYTRSTDAKVLCTPEVNSSNEIIRGTPAEFNSASRYFGTRHIMLMTLFLHLLR; this is encoded by the exons CGACAATGGCACACGCAATAGAGGTGAACGTTACGGGTGAATGGCGTCCAGACCTGGGATGGGAAGTTACTTGTGGGTGGCAAACACTGTCCAATGACACCCTACAGTCAGTCAGATTATATAACAATGGACAGCAGTTCATGATTTATCGACCTGAG AGACATGGTCCAGCACGAAGCGAAGTGTTCCAAACTCCTCAGACAGTAATGCACGTGGACTGCGCCATAACCGTAGATAGGGGACAAGAAGGAAGGTGTGTTATGCTTCTGGAACCTTACCAGCCCTCCGTGAACGATTTTACATACACGTGCGAAGTTTCTGGCGAAAGACCGATGTTCCGAATTGGGAAGAAGGATTACCTTGTTAAAATTCTCG TTCCACCATCAAATGCATCGCTGACAAGCAAAACCCAAGATAACTCGTCTCCAACCCGTGTAATGCTCAACTGCTCTTCAACTGGTCTTCCTGCACCGAATTTGCTGTGGACTGTTGATCAAGATAAG ttacaaGCAGATTTCACTGGTCGCGTTTGGAATGCAACGTCAAAACTATGGAACGTCTGGTCCTATCTATCATATACCCGGAGCACAGACGCTAAGGTCCTTTGTACTCCTGAGGTAAATTCTAGTAATGAGATTATTAGAGGAACGCCAGCGGAGTTCAACTCAGCTTCTAGATATTTTG GTACAAGGCATATCATGCTTATGACATTATTTCTGCATCTATTAAGGTGA